One part of the Tachysurus vachellii isolate PV-2020 chromosome 6, HZAU_Pvac_v1, whole genome shotgun sequence genome encodes these proteins:
- the si:ch211-217g15.3 gene encoding uncharacterized protein si:ch211-217g15.3 has protein sequence MFRSCVLLCLSVMLYSTTSSPYKSWENEKQTAVQDTRSYDINEKIILGLKEVEPVEEQDLTEVDLDPHMAIWKAMKQFRQQKDNKLEHLAGNEQDEAYLEPQYYRQGLLYQEAEKDLDDVYHNIQGLVNHDDLKDRVVHPEIPEADKAEVVELHESIVYLTPEEDLDGLYHGDFTGQVFQVPVIFPEDHKNVHTEPEEDKDHLFHS, from the exons ATGTTCAG GTCCTGTGTTCTGCTCTGCTTGTCAGTGATGCTGTACAGCACCACATCAAGTCCATATAAATCTTGg gaaaatgaaaagcaaacagCAGTTCAAGATACAAG GTCTTATGATATTAACGAGAAGATCATACTAGGACTTAAGGAAGTTGAACCTGTAGAGGAGCAGGATCTGACAGAGGTTGACCTTGATCCCCATATGGCCATATGGAAAGCTATGAAGCAGTTTCGCCAGCAGAAAGACAATAAGCTTGAGCACTTGGCTGGAAATGAGCAGGATGAAGCCTACCTTGAACCTCAGTACTATAGGCAAGGCCTGCTATATCAAGAAGCCGAGAAGGACCTAGATGACGTTTACCATAACATACAAGGGCTAGTGAATCATGATGACCTCAAAGACAGAGTGGTCCATCCTGAGATACCAGAGGCTGACAAGGCTGAAGTGGTGGAACTGCATGAATCAATTGTGTATTTGACCCCAGAAGAAGACCTAGATGGCCTGTATCATGGAGATTTTACAGGCCAAGTGTTCCAGGTTCCAGTCATCTTTCCAGAAGATCACAAGAATGTTCATACAGAACCTGAAGAGGACAAAGATCACCTCTTCCATAGCTGA
- the fuom gene encoding fucose mutarotase isoform X2, with protein sequence MVVLKGIPSILTPELLYALAKMGHGDELVLADANFPVSSVCKCGPIEIRADGLRIPELLEAILKLFPLDSYVKCPAAVMDLVDSDRQQGLVVPVWSFYSALLKQVGSDGTFDAVERFAFYERAKKAFAVVATGETALYGNIIIKKGVIRPEELC encoded by the exons ATGGTTGTGCTGAAAGGAATACCGTCAATACTTACACCTGAATTGTTGTATGCCCTGGCTAAAATGGGGCACGGAGACGAACTGG TTCTTGCAGATGCAAATTTTCCTGTCTCCTCTGTCTGTAAATGTGGTCCCATAGAGATACGAGCTGATG ggCTGCGAATTCCAGAGCTGCTGGAAGCAATATTGAAGCTCTTTCCTCTTGATTCCTATGTTAAATGTCCG GCTGCTGTAATGGATCTAGTGGATAGTGACAGGCAGCAGGGTCTTGTAGTTCCAGTGTGGTCCTTCTACTCTGCACTTCTCAAACAAGTGGGATCAGAT GGGACTTTTGATGCAGTTGAAAGATTTGCTTTTTATGAGCGTGCAAAGAAAGCTTTTGCTGTTGTTGCAACAGG GGAGACTGCTCTATATGGAAACATCATTATCAAGAAAGGAGTCATTCGTCCTGAAGAGCTTTGCTAA
- the fuom gene encoding fucose mutarotase isoform X1 codes for MVVLKGIPSILTPELLYALAKMGHGDELVLADANFPVSSVCKCGPIEIRADGLRIPELLEAILKLFPLDSYVKCPAAVMDLVDSDRQQGLVVPVWSFYSALLKQVGSDGTFDAVERFAFYERAKKAFAVVATGYSIILSCHESSQLCLIIPWYYKTFFSFQQGDCSIWKHHYQERSHSS; via the exons ATGGTTGTGCTGAAAGGAATACCGTCAATACTTACACCTGAATTGTTGTATGCCCTGGCTAAAATGGGGCACGGAGACGAACTGG TTCTTGCAGATGCAAATTTTCCTGTCTCCTCTGTCTGTAAATGTGGTCCCATAGAGATACGAGCTGATG ggCTGCGAATTCCAGAGCTGCTGGAAGCAATATTGAAGCTCTTTCCTCTTGATTCCTATGTTAAATGTCCG GCTGCTGTAATGGATCTAGTGGATAGTGACAGGCAGCAGGGTCTTGTAGTTCCAGTGTGGTCCTTCTACTCTGCACTTCTCAAACAAGTGGGATCAGAT GGGACTTTTGATGCAGTTGAAAGATTTGCTTTTTATGAGCGTGCAAAGAAAGCTTTTGCTGTTGTTGCAACAGGGTACAGTATAATTCTCAGCTGCCATGAATCTTCACAGTTGTGTTTAATTATACCTTGGTATTAtaaaactttcttttctttccaacAGGGAGACTGCTCTATATGGAAACATCATTATCAAGAAAGGAGTCATTCGTCCTGA
- the echs1 gene encoding enoyl-CoA hydratase, mitochondrial gives MAVFCRSAASILKPVHLLPSALAAVRQYSSGGQYQYILVDKKGEKKNVGFIQLNRPKALNALCDGLMLEVGKALDIFEQDTEVGAIIITGSERAFAAGADIKEMQNRTFQECFGGNFLAHWNKVSLVKKPVIAAVNGFALGGGCELAMMCDIIYAGEKAQFGQPEILLGTIPGAGGTQRLTRAVGKSLAMEMVLTGDRISAQDAKQSGLVSKVFPVDELVSEAIKCGEKIASNSKLVSAMAKEAVNAAFELSLNEGNRLEKRLFHATFATEDRKEGMSAFVEKRKAEFQDN, from the exons ATGGCAGTGTTTTGCAGATCAGCCGCTTCAATTTTGAAACCAGTCCATTTATTGCCGTCTGCGCTTGCAGCTGTTCGACAATACAGCTCAG GTGGACAGTATCAGTATATACTGGTtgacaaaaaaggtgaaaagaaGAATGTTGGTTTCATTCAATTAAATAGGCCCAAGGCCTTGAATGCGCTTTGTGATGGCCTAATGCTTGAAGTGGGTAAGGCCTTGGACATCTTTGAACAGGATACTGAGGTTGGTGCAATAATCATTACAGGCAGTGAAAGAGCTTTTGCAG CGGGTGCTGACATCAAAGAGATGCAAAACAGAACTTTTCAAGAGTGCTTCGGTGGCAACTTTTTGGCACACTGGAACAAAGTATCACTGGTTAAAAAGCCAGTTATAGCTGCAGTAAATGGATTTGCT CTTGGAGGAGGTTGCGAGCTGGCCATGATGTGTGACATAATCTATGCTGGAGAAAAGGCACAGTTTGGACAGCCAGAAATCTTATTAGGAACCATTCCAG GTGCTGGTGGTACTCAGAGGCTCACTCGGGCAGTTGGAAAGTCACTGGCTATGGAGATGGTCCTTACAGGAGACAGGATTTCAGCACAGGATGCCAAACAGTCTG GTCTTGTAAGCAAAGTGTTTCCTGTGGACGAGCTAGTATCCGAAGCAATCAAATGTGGGGAGAAAATTGCAAGTAATTCTAAGCTGGTGTCAGCCATGGCAAAGGAAGCTGTCAATGCAG CATTTGAACTGTCCCTGAATGAAGGCAATCGGTTGGAGAAGAGATTGTTTCATGCCACCTTTGCTACA GAGGACAGAAAAGAGGGCATGAGTGCATTCGTTGAGAAGAGGAAAGCTGAGTTCCAGGACAATTGA